The genomic segment ACACGCTTCGTACTCGCGTAGGGGGTCGCGGAAATATTGTCGGCGTGGACTACACCCACGGAATGGTAGAGCGCGCCGCTGAACGAGTTCAGAAGGCAGGCTGGAAGAACGTTTACCCAATACGTGGCGATTCAGGCCACCCCGGCGTCGATGACGAGGCATTCGATGCTGTCTATGCCTCGATGACGCTAAGTGCAATGGCGAATCCAGTGGGCGCGCTCGATGCAGCGTATCGAGCACTCCGCCCCGGTGGTCGGATCGTCGTCCTCGACGCACAGCCGTTTCAGGCGTTTCCGTGGACGCTCCTCAACCCCGTAATCGTCCCGCTTTCAAAGTATGCGACGAACTGGTTTCCCGAGGCGAACGTTCCGGAGGCGCTCGACGCTCGATTCGGCGCGACAAGGGTAACTGCGTTCAACGGCGGAACGATTTTCATCGCCGCTGCACGAAAACCGGAACAGAACGACGATCGATAGTGGAATTACCCAACCAATCGGTAATCAAGGACCCGATAGTAACTTTCCTATGAACCAGAGTGATGTTCGCATGCGGGCAGCGACGAGGTTCACCACCGATGTGGGGATCTCTGTGGGAGGACTTCTGTGTCTCCCCTCGTTTCTGCGTGATATTAGCCACGTGCATGTTCTGTGGCCTGCTGTCAGTGTTCTCGGAGCGGTTGCACTCACGGCCGTGGTCTGGCTGACTGTCCATTTCGCCTCACCATCGGTATCCAGAGGGGCTGGCTGGACGGGTATGTTCATCGTATTCGGACAGGCGCTCGACGCTGTTTCGACAGCGGTCGGCGTCGATGTGCTCTCGGTCTCCGAGCAGGTACCGCTTTCACGAGCGGTTTTGGACCTCGCTGCGACGCTTCCCACCGCATCGATAATTGGTGTCGGGTGGCTCTTCGTCGTCATCAAACTGAGTCTCGCAACGGGTCTGGTATGGGTGGTTGCCACCGATACTGAAACGACGCCGCTCGGGACGCGGCTTCTCTTTCTCGTAGCGGGCTTTGCCGGACTCGTTCCCGGAATTCGAAATCTCGTCCTCTACACGATAGCGTGATGATACAACACTTCACCACTGACGATCTCTCCGACTTCGGAGCGACGAGTCGAAGTAACGTCCTTCCCACTCACCACTCTCAAAACTACATATTCTCCCTCTCCAAGTCCCATCCATGAAACGACGTGTATTCCTCACTGGATCCATAGCGGCTCTGGCTTCCCTCGCAGGTTGTAGTGGTGGTCCACTACGTGGCTCGAACGATAGCCCGACAACAGCAAGCAGATCCAGCGATCAACCGACTCGGAAAAATTCAACTGAGACGCCAGACTCACCGATAGGGCTGCCACGAGCTGAGATCACCACTACTGAACCGGAGTCCACAACTATCCCTCAGTGGGAGACTGGAGCCGCTTGCGGTGGTGTGAACGAAATCTCGTTCTATGCGCTCGGCGAGATAGGCAGCACGATTTGGCGTCCGAATACCGTGTGGGTCGATCTCGACCGGAGTGATAGCGCACGGGTTCACTTGGTCGTCCTCGAAGGCGATACCGTTCTCGGGATGACTCGGGCCGAAGCTCCCACCGACAACGGGGCGTTCTCGGATGGGTATCCGATTGTTCTCAGGACCACGCTTTCAGGAGAACACACGATTCGTGTGGTTGCATACCCAGCAACGAAAACGAACGCTCAGTTC from the Halococcus sediminicola genome contains:
- a CDS encoding class I SAM-dependent methyltransferase, translated to MSERGQSIYNWWSRHERLFSRLYDVGFLGRKTELRERAVEALNLDSGERVLELDCGPGNSFDTLRTRVGGRGNIVGVDYTHGMVERAAERVQKAGWKNVYPIRGDSGHPGVDDEAFDAVYASMTLSAMANPVGALDAAYRALRPGGRIVVLDAQPFQAFPWTLLNPVIVPLSKYATNWFPEANVPEALDARFGATRVTAFNGGTIFIAAARKPEQNDDR
- a CDS encoding DUF63 family protein, which produces MRAATRFTTDVGISVGGLLCLPSFLRDISHVHVLWPAVSVLGAVALTAVVWLTVHFASPSVSRGAGWTGMFIVFGQALDAVSTAVGVDVLSVSEQVPLSRAVLDLAATLPTASIIGVGWLFVVIKLSLATGLVWVVATDTETTPLGTRLLFLVAGFAGLVPGIRNLVLYTIA